The following DNA comes from Irregularibacter muris.
ATAGCAATATTATCAATATGTTAGATCTAGGGGAAGTCCCTCTTTTGGCAGCAGAGAGGACAAAGGAACATCCTTTTGTCATGGTGGGAGGACCCTGTGCCTATAACCCAGAACCCTTGGCAGACTTTGTAGATATTGTCATCTTAGGAGAGGCGGAAGAAGTTATATTAGAAGTAATGGAAGCCTATAGAAAATGGAAAAAATCAGAGGGGAGTAGAAAAGACTTTCTACACTCCATAGCTTCTATTACCGGCGTATATATTCCAGCTTTTTATCAAGTGGAGTATGATGAGGAAGGAAAAATTACAAGCTTTCAGCCTATTTCTTCAGCCTATCCTTCCACAGTACAAAAAAGAATAATTAAGGATTTAGACAAGACTTATTATCCAGATAAAGTAGTGGTACCCTATACCAATATAGTACATGATCGTATTATGTTGGAGCTTTTCAGAGGATGCACAAGAGGATGTCGTTTTTGTCAAGCAGGTATGATTTATAGACCGGTTAGAGAAAAGACACCAGAAACCCTAAAAAGTATTGCAGAAAAATTAGTCAAAAATACAGGGTATGAAGACATATCCTTAGCTTCTTTAAGTACAAGTGACTATACCCAGTTAGTTCCTTTGGTAAAAAATCTGATGGAAGAATACAAAGATAAAGGGGTAGGACTTTCCCTTCCTTCCCTTAGAATTGATTCCTTTTCTATAAAACTTGCAGAGGAAATACAAAAAGTCAGAAAAACCGGGCTCACTTTTGCCCCAGAGGCAGGCACCCAAAAATTAAGGAATGTGATAAACAAGGGCGTTACAGAAGAAAATCTTATGGAAGCTACTAGACAAGCTTTTGAAGCCGGTTGGGGTACTATAAAACTTTATTTCATGATTGGCCTCCCTACAGAGACTAATGAAGATATAGAAGGCATTGGGGATTTGGGTAAAAAAGTAGTACAACAATATTTTCAAGTAGAAAAAGAAAAAAGAAATAAAGCCCTTAGAGTGACAGTAAGCACTTCTTCCTTTGTGCCAAAGCCCTTCACGCCTTTTCAATGGGAACCTCAAAATACTATGGAAGAATTAAAGGAAAAACAACAGTATTTAAAGAATATTATTAGAGATAGGAAGATTTCCTATAGCTGGCATGAACCTAAAATTAGTTTTTTAGAGGCTATATTTGCTAGGGGAGATAGAAGATTAGGTAAAGTATTATTAAAAGCCTGGGAAAAAGGATGTAAATTTGATGGATGGGATGAACATTTTAAATTTAACAGCTGGATGGAAGCCTTTGAAGAATGTCATATAGATCCCTCCTTTTATGCCCATAGAAAAAGAGAGTATGAAGAAAAACTACCTTGGGATTTTATAGATATAGGGGTAAGTAAAAGCTTCCTTATTCGAGAACACAAAAATGCTCTTAAGGAAAGGGTCACTCCTTTTTGCAGGGAAAACTGTGTGAATTGTGGAGTGGAAAATTTTGATGGGGGATGGACATGTTATGTGGATTGCTAGACTAAAACTGATCATGGGAGAAGAAGTACGTTATATCTCCCATTTAGACTTACAAAGAGCTTTTCAAAGGGCCTTAAGAAGGGCTGAAATTGATGTGGCCTATTCCCAAGGGTTTAATCCCCATCCAAAGACCTCATTTGCCATGGCCTTAGCTGTAGGGATGACCAGTGAGGGGGAATATATAGACGTTGAATTAAATACAAAAATTCAGCCGGAAGAATTGATGACAAGATTGAATAATTCTTTGCCCCAGGGATTACAGGTAGTTCAGTGCAAATTGAGAGATAAGCCTCATCCTTCCCTAATGTCACAGATCGATAAAGCGATATATACTATAGAAATCTTAACCCAAGGGAAAAATGATTATTTAGATATACAGCTTTTAATAGAATTTTTTATGCAACAAGATGAAATCATAGTAGAAAGGGTAAATAAAAAGGGGAAGAAATCCAGCAAGAATATAAGACCTTTCATTGACTTTATACAATTAGAAGAAGTACAAGATCAATTGATTATCCTAAAAACAAGGCTTGCTACAGGGAGTAAAAATAATGTGAAGCCTGAAAATATGATTGAGAAGTTAATTGCCTTTGGAGGAAAAAAGATAAACTATGAAGGGTTAAAAATACATCGAATTGATTTATTAACCCAAGAGGGGAAAAAACTAATCAGCCCAATAGAAAATTTTTAAGGGGTTATCGGGGAGCTGAAAGATAGTGAAAAGAATTATTGTGGATATTAACCATGCCCAATCTAGAATAGCCTTGGCGGACAATGAGGAATTAATAGAATTTTATATTGAAAGACCAAAGGATAAAAGAATAGTAGGAAATATCTATAAGGGCAAAGTGGAAAATGTATTACCAGGAATGCAAGCAGCTTTTATCAATATCGGGATTGAAAAAAATGCCTTCTTGTATGTTAAGGATACCTTGACCCTATTAAACCAACAGGATAGAGATGAAGACGAACTTCCGCCTATTAATCAAATTTTAAAAAGAGGACAGGAAATCATGGTGCAGGTGATAAAGGAACCCATAGATCAAAAAGGAGCTAGGGTTTCAGCTGACATTACTATCCCTGGACGGTATCTGGTGTTAATGCCAACAGTGGATTATATCGGCATATCCCGAAGAATACAAGATGACCATGAAAGGGAAAGACTTAAAAGTATTGCTCAGGAAATTATTCCTTCAAATATGGGAGTCATTATTCGAACAGAGGCAAAGGACATTGAAAAAGAAGAATTTGTTCAAGACTTAAATTTTCTTTTAAAAATGTGGGAGAAGATAGATTATCAATACAAACTTGTACTGGCTCCAAGAGCACTACACGAGGAATTAGAACTTATCTATAGGACAGTACGGGATTTATTTACTAAAGAAATAGATGAATTTATCATTAACGAAAAAGATCACTATAAAAAGGTTTTAGAAATGGTGGACATGATATCTCCTACCTTAAAGGATAAAGTACACTACTATAAAGAGGATTTGGATATTTTTAGTCATTATCATATCCGATCCCAAATCGACGAAATGCTCAGCAATAAAGTATGGTTAGACTCTGGAGGGTATATCGTCATTGATCGAACGGAAGCCCTAACCGTAGTGGATGTAAATACGGGGAAATTTGTTGGAAGTATTAATTTACAGGATACTGTATTAAAGACAAATCTAGAGGCGGCTCAAGAGATTGCAAAGCAGCTGAGACTACGAAATATTGGTGGTATCATTATTATTGACTTTATTGATATGAAAAGCCCCCAGGATGAAGAAAAGGTATTGAGCAAACTAAAAGATGCCTTAAAAAAAGATAAGACGAGAACCAACGTATTGGGGATTACCTCCCTAGGATTAGTAGAAATGACTCGGAAAAAAGTCAGAAAATCCATAGGAAAAATCTTACAAGAACCCTGTCCCCTTTGCAATGGTACAGGTCAAGTGTTATCCATAGATAGTATACTGGTGGAAATAGACGAATTTTTCATGAGAAATCCTCATTTCAAAGAAGAGAAAACCATGTACCTCCACCTCAACCCTCATATTGCTTTAATGCTTGAGCAGGAAGAGGATCATTCCTTAGAACAATTAGAAAATAAATATCATATGATTTTTAAAATTGTAGCCAATGACGCCCTATCTCATGATCAGGTTAGAGTCCTAAAACATGAATAAAAATTGTATAAACATCCAAGGATATTTATATTAATCTCTGGGGAAAAATGATAAAGTCTAAACGACATTGACAACTACTGGAACCCATGTAATAATATATGAAAAGTGAGTATGCTTAAGCATGAATATGTGAGCAGCATAGGGACTAAAAAGTCCTACACGAACGGTCAAAACCCTTCGGAGTCACAGATATCTGTGATTTCGTGGGTTTTTTTATTAGAAAGGAAGGATATAGGTGATAAAACCAAAAAGATTACAGGAAGGCTCAAAGATTGCTATTATTTCTCCTTCAAATGGATTACCTTTCTTATTCCCTGACATTTATGAATTAGGGCTGAAAAATTTAAGAGAAATCATAGGCTTAGAGATCATAGAAATGCCAGGAGCAAGATTATCCCCCGATGAACTTTATAAAAATCCAAAGCTTCGGGCACAAGACATCAATAATGCCTTTGAAGATGATCGTATTGATGGCATAATCACTTCCATTGGTGGATATGAATCCATAAGAATTCTACCCTATTTGAATACCGATAGGATAGTAAAAAATCCAAAATTTATCATGGGATTTTCAGATGCTACAACTTTTCTTGCCTATCTAAATTATCTTGGTATGGTAACCTTTTATGGACCTTCTGTAATGGCAGGATTTGCCCAACTTAAATCTCTGCCCCCTCAGTTTATTGAACATATAAAAACTATTTTCTTTTCTAATGATTATCCTTACTTATATCCTTCATATACTCATTGGACCAATGGGTATAAGGACTGGAAAAATCTCAATACTTTAGGGGAGTGTACTAGAGTTTACGAAAATGAAAATGGCTGGATATTTTTACAGGGCAAGAAAAATGTAGAAGGCAGATTATGGGGAGGCTGCATTGAAGTTTTGGAGTTTATGAAATCCACAGATTACTGGCCAGATAAAGACTTTTGGCAGGATAAAATACTTTTCTTTGAGATCTCTGAAGAAAAGCCATTGCCCGATCAAGTAGGATATATGCTTCGAAACTATGGAATGCAAGGGGTTTTTCATAAGGCGAAGGGTATTGTTTTTGGCCGACCTAAGGATTATTCCCATAAGGAAAAAGAGGAACTTAATCATATGATTATAAAAATAGTAAAAGAGGAATTTAATGCCTCAGATATCCCAATCGTAGTTGATATGGATTTTGGGCATACCGATCCAAAAATCATATTGCCCTTAGGATGTAAAGTGAAATTAAATGCTAAGGCAAAAGAGTGTACATTATTAGAAAGTCCCTTTAGGTGATTATGAGCTAGAGGGACTTTCTAAAGATAGTTTCTAAGCATAAAGAAATAAAGAAATAAAGAACCTTTGGAGGGAATTAAAAATGACACAAGTCTCATTAAAGGATGGAAGTATAATAACAATCAGAAAAGCAGTCTCATCTGATGCAAAAGAGGTATTAGAATATATTCATAAAATTAGCAGCGAATCAGATTTTTTGACCTTTGGAGAAGGGGAGTTTCATCGGACGATAGAACAACAGAAAAACTTTATTTATGATATTGCAAAAAGAAAGAATGCCTTATTCATTGTTGCAGAAATAGATGGAAAAATAGTAGGGAATCTAAATTTTTCTGGAGGATTAAGGCCAAGGATGGCCCATACTGGAGAATTCGGGCTTAGCGTTTTACAAGAATACTGGGGGAAAGGTATAGGAACAAAACTAATAAAAAATCTAATCCAGTGGTGCAAGAAATCAGAAACAATAAGAAAAATTAATTTAAAAGTCAGAAACGACAACCACTTAGCAATTCATCTATATAAAAAACTTGGATTTAAACAGGAAGGAATAATAACAAGGGATTTCCTAGTGGATAATCGATTTTATGATTCTATATTTATGGGATTAACTATAGATTGATATACTTATATTGGATAATATTATTATATTATTGGGTATTAGTAGTTTTATATGAAACAAAGATTATTTAGATTAGTAGAGGGGGATTAAATGAAAAGATCAGAAAAACAAAAAAGAAGTTTATCACTTGTTTGGGCTACTCTTACATTATGTACTGGGTGTATAGGTTATTTACTATCAAGGCAATGGTTATTTTTAATGGGTGGTATTGCAGGATTTACTTTAATAACAACACTTAAAAAATAAGCATAATTTATGGTCCATTATTTATCAATTGTGTCATAAGAACAAATTAAGATGAAATCATTATATTTATAGGGGGATACATATGTTTAAAGATATGAGAAGAAAAGATAGAAAGCTAGGGAATGCAGAAACATTAGAAATATTAAAAAATGGGGAGTATGGTATTTTGTCTACAATAAGTGAAAATGGATATCCATATGCAGTGCCATTAAGTTATATTTATATGAATGATTCAATATATTTTGACTGTTCTCTAGAAGGACAAAAATTAGATAATATAAAACATGACGATAAAGTATCCTTTTGTGTAATAGGTAAGACCCATGTTTTACCAGATAAATTTACTACGAACTATGAAAGTGCAATGATAGTTGGAAGAGCAAGTGAAGTTTTGGATGAGGAAAAAAACAAAGTACTTTTAGAATTATTACATAAATACTCACCGAATGACATAGAGAAAGGAAAAGAATATATTAAGAAGTCAGATAGAGCAACGAAAATAATAAAAATAAACATTGAGCATATTTCAGGCAAGGCTAGGAAATAAATTCAATATATTTTTAATGGAATGAATAAATTTTTTTGAAATCGTGATTATACTACCGGAGGGGTTAATGCTATGTGTGAATGGGCATTAAAGCAACCTTCGGTAATTAAAATAGTGGCAGAGACTGAAAAAGAGAATGTACCATCTCAAAGGGTATTAAAAAAATGTAATATGAAGATTTACAAAGAAATTGAAGAATGTTATTGGTGGGAATTAACTAAGAAAATCACACTTGTATAATATATATAGCTATGGATGATATAATTCATATTTTAAAAATAGGTATAATCATAAAGCAAGTTGAACCAATAACTATCAGCAATTTCAAAAAGGGGAGGTTTGTATGAATATGGGTAAAAAATATACAGAAATAAATTCTAAAATTTTTGATCAATGGGTTGAGGAAGGTTGGGAATGGGGTCAACCCATTAGCCACCAAGTTTTTAAAAAAGCCAAAGCCAATGATTGGTTTGTGTTGTTAACTCCTACCAAGCCTGTACCAAAGGAATGGTTTTGTCAGATGAAGGATGCTGAAATACTAGGCTTGGCTTCTGGGGGCGGTCAGCAAATGCCTATATTTGCAGCTTTAGGAGCAAAGTGTACGGTATTGGATTATTCAGAAAAACAATTGCTAAGTGAAAAAGAGGTAGCAGAAAGAGAGAATTATGAGATCAAAATAGTAAAAGCAGATATGACAAATCCTTTGCCCTTTAAGGATGAATCCTTCGATTTAATCTTTCACCCTGTTTCCAATTGTTATGTGGAAGATGTTCTTCCTATTTGGAAAGAGTGTTATAGAGTATTAAAAAAAGGGGGAATTTTATTAGCGGGACTTGATAATGGTATGAACTATATTTTCAATGACGAGGAAACAATGGTAACCTATAAATTACCATTTAATCCTCTAAAAAACAAAAAACAATATGAAGATTCCATAAAAAACGACTGGGGGATTCAATTTTCCCATACCATTGAAGAACAAATTGGAGGACAATTGCAAGTAGGCTTTACCCTTACGGATATATACCAAGATACCAATGGTACAGGCAGGCTCCATGAATTTAATATCCCATCCTTTTATGCAACAAGAGCTATTAAAAAGTGAGATGAATTGTATATTTTATGAAGTCTTATATATATTTATTTTAGATAGTACAGAAAATCAGGAGGTGAAAATAGATGAATCATTCAATGAAACAAAGATGTGAACTATTTGTAAGAAATCGGGATATCATGAAATCTAACTTCAAATGGGATAATTCAGCTTTACATCCATTAAGTGCCTGTCTTTATACCGAACAAGGATTGGAAATTGATGTAGAAAAAATTAAATCAAGTAAAATAATCATTAAAAATGATGCAGGGGTTTTCTCTACTTTTAGAAGCACTGCTTTTTTCATTTTAGCCACCATGTTTTCATTAGACAAGTTTCCAGAGGATAAGTTTCACAAAACATTAAAGGCCTATGAAATATTGAAACAAGAATTTTGGTCCTCTCAATATCTGCCCTTGTCTGCCTTTGTAATGGCCAATAGGATAGAGCCCTTTGAATATGAAAGAGTGGCTCAGAAATCTAAAGAGATCTATCAAAGAATGAAAAAGGAGCATCCATTCCTAACCTCAGGGGAGGATTATGGTTTTGCTATAATGTTTGCTCTTAGTGATGTAACCATAGACAAAGCTATTGATGAGATGGAAAGATGCTATCAGCGATTAAAGGGCAATTTCTTTTCTGCCAATGGGGTACAATCCCTTAGTCATACCCTGGCATTGGGGGAAGAAAATACTGATGAAAAGTGCAATAGAGTAATGGGGATTTTTAAGGGCTTAAAGGAAAAGAACTGCAAATTTGGAACAGGTATGGAATTATCCACATTAGGTGTGCTGGCTTTAATCCCAGAGGATATGGACCAGACCATAAAGGACATCATAGAAGTCAATGAATATCTTCTTTCTTGCAAAGGATTTGGTGCATTGGGTACGGGCAAGGTACAACGACTAATGTATTCCGCAATCTTAGTTGCTCAGGAATATAAGAAATACTGTATAGAACACTTAATGAATATGACATCAATAAACAGCGTAACAAGTATTATTATTGCACAACAAATTGCTATTTCAGTGGTGATTGCGGCAAGTATTACCACTTCGACCCATAGTAATTAGATGAAATTCTTTAAAAACGGGATAAATTGATAAACCCTATTGACATTATATGGAATACATGTAATAATACATAAAAAGTGAGTATGCTTAAGCCATCAGGTGAGCAGCATAGGGACCTAGTAGTCTTACACGAATGGTTAAAACCCTTCGGAGTCACAGATATCTGTGATTCCGTGGGGCTTTTTTATTTAATAATAAAGATAATATCTTTATTATTAAATAAAAAAGAGGGGTTGTAGGGGAAAATCCCCTGCCGATCTAGGAGGGTGCTCTAGAATAGCGGTTTTTGCCATCGCCGAAGGGAACCTAGGGTTCCCTAGCGGAAGCAGCTTTGCTGCTTTTTATATTTATAAGGAGGAATATTCATGATTAAATTACTTACTCAGGCTGACAAAGAAATGATTTTAGAATACCTCGAGAGAAATGAAATTGATACATCCTTTCTCTATGCCAATATTGTTGAATTCGGCATTGACAATAGAAAGGAAATTAGGCGATGTGGAGATTATTACGGGTTTTTCCACAAGGAAATGTTAAGGGGGATATTGCCTTTTTACAATCTAGGAAGTTGCATACCCCATTATGAGGTAGAGGAAGCCATCCTTCCCTTTGCAAAGCTCATGAAAGAAAGACAATTCCAGCATTTGATAGGCATGCGTAAAGTCATAAAACCCTTATATGAAGAGATAAAAGATCATAAGGAAATTTTCTCCTATGAAGAATGCTCTTATTTTGTAAATAAAGACTTTACCCCCTTTATAGTAGAGGACATAAGGTTTATAGAAGCTAATAAAGATATTGTGGATGAGGTAGTGGATTTTGTGTTAACTGCCCGGGCCAAAGGATTTAACGATATTAGTACAAGGGAAGACATAAAAAAATCCTTATTACAACGGGGAGACCAAGAGGACTTTATCATTGCCCAAAGGGATGGAGAAATGATAGCCCAAGCTTGTATACAGACTTACACCCCTCAGATCAATCAGATTGGTAGTGTTTATACCAAGGAAGAAGAGAGAGGCAAGGGTTATTGTAAGGCAATTGTATCTGAAATCTGCAGAAGGATTATTGCCAAAGGGAAAACACCAACCCTTTCGGTAAAGAAAAATAATACACCTGCCATAAGAGCTTATACTTCTCTAGGATTTGAACATTACGAAGATTATTTGATCGTAAAAGTTCAATAGGAGGGGATATTGATATGCATAAAGAGTTTTTTAAAGTAGTAGAATTAAAAAACTATCAGAAATTGATCATCCGAAAGCCAGTGGTACAAGATGCTGAAAGAATGATTGAATATCTTAATGCTGTAGGTGGGGAAAGTGACAATCTATTATTCGGGAAAGATGAATTTCATCTTTCCCTGGAACAAGAAAGAGAATATATCAAAAACTTGTATAGCAATCCTCACACCCTTATGTTACTAGGAATAATAGAAGATAAGATTGTTAGTATTGTACAAATTAGTAGTTCTAGCAGAAAGAGAATAGCCCATAATAGTGAAATCGCTATTTCAGTAAAAAAGGAATATTGGAGAAGGGGTATAGGCAGTGCAATGATGGAAGAATTAATCAGATTTGCAAGGGAGCATAGCACCATAAAAACCATAAGTCTTGGAGTAAGAGCTGGAAATCAAAATGCCATTAAGCTCTATGAAAAATTTGGATTTGAGCAGGTGGGAATCCATAAGAATTATTTTAACATTAGGGGAACCTTTGAAAATGGAATCCTTATGGATTTATATCTTTAATGATGAGCACACATTTAAAATACTAATAAGAATAAAGGATTTTATTAATTAGATCTCATTTGAAAATTATGATTAGTATATATTAGTACAATGATATCCTAGAATCGCACTAGGTTGTAGCATTCGATAGAAAGTTATTGAATTTGAATGGAGGATAATTATGGTCAAATTAGAAAAAATGAGTCAGCAGGATTTTGGTGATTACCTCTCTAACGCTATAGTTGAATATGCAAAGGAAAAGATTAAAGCAGGTACTTGGGCTGAAAAAGAGGCATACAAATTATCGGAAGAAGCATTTAATAAACTACTTCCGGATGGTGTAAATACAGAAAAACAGTATCTCTTCTCTATTATGAATATTAATGAGCAAATAAAGATTGGATATTTGTGGTTTCAGTATTCTGAAAGTTTGATCGGTAAAGAGGCCTTTATATATGATTTCTATATTTTTGAAGAATTCCGTGGCAAGGGATACGGTATAGAGTCTATGAAAGCTCTTGATACAGAGGTAAGAAAGCTTAAAATAGATAAAATATCACTACATGTATTTTCGCATAATAAAAGAGCTATATCGCTATATCGAAAGGTTGGCTTCGTGGACAAAGACCTACTTATGTCTAAATATATTTAACAAAAGCTTGTTTTTATATACCATTTGTAATAGTGCGTAGTAGTAAAAAAATATGCATTAAAAGACTTATTCTAGGAGGGAAAGAATGGTGGAGTTAAAGGAATATAATATTTTAGATGATGGAGAAATTGATGTTATTCTATATAAGAAGAGTAATGGCGATGCCTTAAAGGATTTTTCACCAGAATATAAATTTCATATTTTATTGCATGAGTCAGATATTGTCATCGGACATATCAACTTCAGATTAGGAGATACTGAAAAAATATTAAAATATATTGGTCATATTGGATATGGCATAGATGAACAATATCGTGGAAATAAATACGCCGCAAAGGCTTGTAAAATTATTAGAAAAGTTGCTAAAGAACACGGAATGGAAAAGGTGATTATTACATGTAATCCAGATAACTATGCCTCAAGAAAAACCTGCGAAACTATTGGTGCAAGATTTATTGAAGTAGTTGATATTCCTGAAACGTCAGATGTATATTCTTTAAATGAAACCCAAAAATGTCGATATGAATGGGAATTATAGGGGGATATTTATTTCCAAATTGTTTTATTT
Coding sequences within:
- a CDS encoding Rne/Rng family ribonuclease, coding for MKRIIVDINHAQSRIALADNEELIEFYIERPKDKRIVGNIYKGKVENVLPGMQAAFINIGIEKNAFLYVKDTLTLLNQQDRDEDELPPINQILKRGQEIMVQVIKEPIDQKGARVSADITIPGRYLVLMPTVDYIGISRRIQDDHERERLKSIAQEIIPSNMGVIIRTEAKDIEKEEFVQDLNFLLKMWEKIDYQYKLVLAPRALHEELELIYRTVRDLFTKEIDEFIINEKDHYKKVLEMVDMISPTLKDKVHYYKEDLDIFSHYHIRSQIDEMLSNKVWLDSGGYIVIDRTEALTVVDVNTGKFVGSINLQDTVLKTNLEAAQEIAKQLRLRNIGGIIIIDFIDMKSPQDEEKVLSKLKDALKKDKTRTNVLGITSLGLVEMTRKKVRKSIGKILQEPCPLCNGTGQVLSIDSILVEIDEFFMRNPHFKEEKTMYLHLNPHIALMLEQEEDHSLEQLENKYHMIFKIVANDALSHDQVRVLKHE
- a CDS encoding class I SAM-dependent methyltransferase, translated to MGKKYTEINSKIFDQWVEEGWEWGQPISHQVFKKAKANDWFVLLTPTKPVPKEWFCQMKDAEILGLASGGGQQMPIFAALGAKCTVLDYSEKQLLSEKEVAERENYEIKIVKADMTNPLPFKDESFDLIFHPVSNCYVEDVLPIWKECYRVLKKGGILLAGLDNGMNYIFNDEETMVTYKLPFNPLKNKKQYEDSIKNDWGIQFSHTIEEQIGGQLQVGFTLTDIYQDTNGTGRLHEFNIPSFYATRAIKK
- a CDS encoding pyridoxamine 5'-phosphate oxidase family protein, whose protein sequence is MFKDMRRKDRKLGNAETLEILKNGEYGILSTISENGYPYAVPLSYIYMNDSIYFDCSLEGQKLDNIKHDDKVSFCVIGKTHVLPDKFTTNYESAMIVGRASEVLDEEKNKVLLELLHKYSPNDIEKGKEYIKKSDRATKIIKINIEHISGKARK
- a CDS encoding GNAT family N-acetyltransferase, whose translation is MVELKEYNILDDGEIDVILYKKSNGDALKDFSPEYKFHILLHESDIVIGHINFRLGDTEKILKYIGHIGYGIDEQYRGNKYAAKACKIIRKVAKEHGMEKVIITCNPDNYASRKTCETIGARFIEVVDIPETSDVYSLNETQKCRYEWEL
- a CDS encoding GNAT family N-acetyltransferase gives rise to the protein MVKLEKMSQQDFGDYLSNAIVEYAKEKIKAGTWAEKEAYKLSEEAFNKLLPDGVNTEKQYLFSIMNINEQIKIGYLWFQYSESLIGKEAFIYDFYIFEEFRGKGYGIESMKALDTEVRKLKIDKISLHVFSHNKRAISLYRKVGFVDKDLLMSKYI
- a CDS encoding GNAT family N-acetyltransferase; its protein translation is MHKEFFKVVELKNYQKLIIRKPVVQDAERMIEYLNAVGGESDNLLFGKDEFHLSLEQEREYIKNLYSNPHTLMLLGIIEDKIVSIVQISSSSRKRIAHNSEIAISVKKEYWRRGIGSAMMEELIRFAREHSTIKTISLGVRAGNQNAIKLYEKFGFEQVGIHKNYFNIRGTFENGILMDLYL
- a CDS encoding GNAT family N-acetyltransferase, which translates into the protein MIKLLTQADKEMILEYLERNEIDTSFLYANIVEFGIDNRKEIRRCGDYYGFFHKEMLRGILPFYNLGSCIPHYEVEEAILPFAKLMKERQFQHLIGMRKVIKPLYEEIKDHKEIFSYEECSYFVNKDFTPFIVEDIRFIEANKDIVDEVVDFVLTARAKGFNDISTREDIKKSLLQRGDQEDFIIAQRDGEMIAQACIQTYTPQINQIGSVYTKEEERGKGYCKAIVSEICRRIIAKGKTPTLSVKKNNTPAIRAYTSLGFEHYEDYLIVKVQ
- a CDS encoding GNAT family N-acetyltransferase, yielding MTQVSLKDGSIITIRKAVSSDAKEVLEYIHKISSESDFLTFGEGEFHRTIEQQKNFIYDIAKRKNALFIVAEIDGKIVGNLNFSGGLRPRMAHTGEFGLSVLQEYWGKGIGTKLIKNLIQWCKKSETIRKINLKVRNDNHLAIHLYKKLGFKQEGIITRDFLVDNRFYDSIFMGLTID
- a CDS encoding S66 family peptidase, which codes for MIKPKRLQEGSKIAIISPSNGLPFLFPDIYELGLKNLREIIGLEIIEMPGARLSPDELYKNPKLRAQDINNAFEDDRIDGIITSIGGYESIRILPYLNTDRIVKNPKFIMGFSDATTFLAYLNYLGMVTFYGPSVMAGFAQLKSLPPQFIEHIKTIFFSNDYPYLYPSYTHWTNGYKDWKNLNTLGECTRVYENENGWIFLQGKKNVEGRLWGGCIEVLEFMKSTDYWPDKDFWQDKILFFEISEEKPLPDQVGYMLRNYGMQGVFHKAKGIVFGRPKDYSHKEKEELNHMIIKIVKEEFNASDIPIVVDMDFGHTDPKIILPLGCKVKLNAKAKECTLLESPFR
- a CDS encoding TIGR03960 family B12-binding radical SAM protein; the protein is MKSKLMNKILPTVKNPIQYIGKELNSVHKEIKSDTIRYAFAFPDIYEIGMSHLGMKILYHLLNEQEDIYCERVFAPMVDMEEKMRRENIPLFAWETMDAITHFDFIGFTLQYEMSYSNIINMLDLGEVPLLAAERTKEHPFVMVGGPCAYNPEPLADFVDIVILGEAEEVILEVMEAYRKWKKSEGSRKDFLHSIASITGVYIPAFYQVEYDEEGKITSFQPISSAYPSTVQKRIIKDLDKTYYPDKVVVPYTNIVHDRIMLELFRGCTRGCRFCQAGMIYRPVREKTPETLKSIAEKLVKNTGYEDISLASLSTSDYTQLVPLVKNLMEEYKDKGVGLSLPSLRIDSFSIKLAEEIQKVRKTGLTFAPEAGTQKLRNVINKGVTEENLMEATRQAFEAGWGTIKLYFMIGLPTETNEDIEGIGDLGKKVVQQYFQVEKEKRNKALRVTVSTSSFVPKPFTPFQWEPQNTMEELKEKQQYLKNIIRDRKISYSWHEPKISFLEAIFARGDRRLGKVLLKAWEKGCKFDGWDEHFKFNSWMEAFEECHIDPSFYAHRKREYEEKLPWDFIDIGVSKSFLIREHKNALKERVTPFCRENCVNCGVENFDGGWTCYVDC
- a CDS encoding TIGR03936 family radical SAM-associated protein, translating into MWIARLKLIMGEEVRYISHLDLQRAFQRALRRAEIDVAYSQGFNPHPKTSFAMALAVGMTSEGEYIDVELNTKIQPEELMTRLNNSLPQGLQVVQCKLRDKPHPSLMSQIDKAIYTIEILTQGKNDYLDIQLLIEFFMQQDEIIVERVNKKGKKSSKNIRPFIDFIQLEEVQDQLIILKTRLATGSKNNVKPENMIEKLIAFGGKKINYEGLKIHRIDLLTQEGKKLISPIENF
- a CDS encoding DUF4003 domain-containing protein; this encodes MNHSMKQRCELFVRNRDIMKSNFKWDNSALHPLSACLYTEQGLEIDVEKIKSSKIIIKNDAGVFSTFRSTAFFILATMFSLDKFPEDKFHKTLKAYEILKQEFWSSQYLPLSAFVMANRIEPFEYERVAQKSKEIYQRMKKEHPFLTSGEDYGFAIMFALSDVTIDKAIDEMERCYQRLKGNFFSANGVQSLSHTLALGEENTDEKCNRVMGIFKGLKEKNCKFGTGMELSTLGVLALIPEDMDQTIKDIIEVNEYLLSCKGFGALGTGKVQRLMYSAILVAQEYKKYCIEHLMNMTSINSVTSIIIAQQIAISVVIAASITTSTHSN